In the genome of Raphanus sativus cultivar WK10039 chromosome 9, ASM80110v3, whole genome shotgun sequence, the window aactccaaaacaaatttattattgagcatgaaagaaagaaagagactCCATTTGAACTTGATAGTGTAGTCCTATTGGTAACATTTTAGAACGTTGATATGTGATGCAGAGACCCTATGCAAATGGCAGCAACATTGATTATGACACGCGCTCGGGTTAGTTCTCTGTCTCTCTGGCTCAGTGTGCATTTTGTTCTGTTGCATTTTATTAGGTTCTTCTCTCTAACtaactaattaataatacaGCACGGTCTACTTCTCCTCCTGCACCACCGGCTGATTCTTCTGTGGCCCCTCATCCAAAGTCATACATGGATGTAATGTTCTGAAACCTTTTAAACTTCGCTGCAGAGTCTTGTGTTGAATTCCAGTAAACCGTCTTAACATTTAGTTGAAAACTGGTGATGTTGCAGATAATGTCTATGATCCAGAGAGGAGAGAAGCCTTCAAACATTCGGGTAAACTGAAAAccagtttcctttttttttgcacCACACCTTATAAATCATTGTGACTAAATGATCGCACTTTCACTGATATACAGGAGATCAACGACATGCCACCCAATCCAAACCAACAGCTACCAAATCCTCGCATAGCTCCTAAAGCTAAGGTAgaaactaaaatgtttttttttttttttaagtttgatcTTAAACAACATTCTTTGTGATGAATCTTGGTCTGATTTGATTACTGATGATCCCTTACTATTCTCAGCCATGGGACTATGGTCAAGCGCCGCAAGAAGAGGGTTCCAACGGTCCATGGTGGCAACAGAAGAACCCTAGATCCGGAGATTTCGGGTATGAGACAACATCAGCACGTTCCATCGGCATCCAAAATGAAACAAGCACAATGGAACCAGCAGCTATCCAGAAGCAGCGATCATGGGTTCCTCCGCAACCGCCTCCAGTTGTTATGCCAGAAGCAGCCGAGGCCATTCGCCGTCCTAAGCCACAAGCTAAGATAGACCAAGAAGTAGTAGCTGCTGCTGCTAGTGATAGTAACCAGTCGGGTGTGAGCGATGAGTTACAGAAGGTCACTAAGTTCTCTGAATCTGGTGGCGATGGATCAGGAAGATTGCAGATCACGGAGATTcaagaagaaacagaaaagCAACATCTCGGACAAGAAGGGAACTAAGAAACTcaaatactttatatatatgatgtttGCTTGTAAGAAAACAGTTATAGATCTATGTTCATTAATTTAATAAACAAGTCAAACCCTTTTTGCACAACTAAACTCAGTCAATTTGGTTTGCTTGCCTTATTAAATATTCCTTCTGTTTATTTTTGGATGTTTTACTAAACACAcacattaagaaaaaaatttttttactgaaaaCACTTGCaaataaaaacatccagaaaaCAAATTACAGTAGGTAGATTCAACTTgccaatattatttttatcaaaaaaaaaaagaacttgcCAATATTATGATCATTTCAGTTtacaaccaaacaaaaaaaaagtaaaaatccatttctttctttctactCAAGAAAATCTTACAACTTCGGGGCTTCCTCGTCTTCATTGTTGTATCTTCATTAGCATCTCTTCTGATTCTCTCTTAACCTAACGATGAAGCTGGACATTAGCATCCATAGATGCAAGTGTCAAGCTCGGTCAAGCTCGATTTCAGCATTCGTAAACCGCTTTTCTTTATCTCCATCTCCATCGTTCCAGTTagttgttttataataagttgcGTATAATATAAGTTGTGCTAATCCGGATAGGGATCCAAGACCATTTGGTATCTGTTTTTCATGAAACAAACCAATATATTAGCGCCTATAAAAAAGAGATATAACTACTGAGTTGAACATGGGGGTGAAAAAtgaagtttaccaaaatatagGGGTCGAATTTAAGACATGCATAAATGACCCAAACGACTCCATTCATGAAGCTGGCTAATGACAGGAAGAACGGCATGTACTTCACGCTCTTTGTCTTTATCACAAGCCTCTGTTTCACgttaattaaacacattaaatgTTAGttcacaagaaaacaaaaaaataaacgaaAGAGACAATGATGGAAACCGTTTTTGGCATATCCGTGATTAGTCTAGACTCTTGCAGTATTGTTCATGATTTTTCTAACTCTAGGTCATGCATGCTAACTTTAGCAATATATTGTATATGATGGTTCAAATCTTTTGTATGATCTTATTATAAATAGAACGCACATATAAGTCATTGATACGAACTCTTATTATAAGCTTATCCAAATCATCATCAACAAGTTAAGCTGATCGCATTTTGGATACAAGATTAGTTAATATTGTAGAGAAATGAGTGAGAATAATAGCTTACCATGACGGTTAAAGGAGAAGCATACATTATAACATTGAAAACAATGCACATGATCCCGATAAGCATAGATCTCTGTTTTGTTGTATGCAAAAAGTACAATGTGCAGAAGATCACCACCGCCATGAATATCAACTCCATCACCATAGCTATTGTGATCTTTCTCTGTATACAGATCAAATACGCTTATTAGAAACCATTACCAATAATCAATCTAACTCACACCTGAAAGTTAGTTCTAGAGTAGAGGGTTGCCATCACTTATATATTTCCCAATGATCCTTATAACTCATGATGTAAGACATCTAGTAAGGATCTCAAATCTTTCATGGTTACAAAAAAGCATTATCGTGCATGCATGCGTATTCAAATTAAGGAACTAGAAACTTACGCGGATAGCTGATGTAgcgaagatgaagaagatggtaACATAAACGAGTTCCATTACAAGACCAGTTCCATTAATGGTAACGACGAGGAGACTGTCGGGGTGGACAAAAGGAAGTCCATAAAAAGTCCACATCATGCAGTTTAAAACCGTAGCTACGTACGGATCTGGTTTAAACTCCGACACTGATTTCATCTTCCATATCTTTATCATCGTTGGTCTGCATAGTTTTCACatgtagtatataaaatatattccaTCGCATGCACTGATTTATAACAACATGCAGAAATAAAAAAGATCTATTATGTGCTTACACTGGAGAGCAGAACAAGCCGAAAGAGATCACGTTTCCTGAACAtattataaccaaaaaaaacattcaagaaATTTAATAATCCATAGTTTGCTTATTTTCTCACTGATTAGCAAGGTTTTGTGTTGTTGATTGAACTCAtaatttgtttgtttggttAACAAAATCGCGAAGACTTACCAATGATTCCGACGATAGTTCGGGCAGTGTGGGCGTCCGTCATGTTGCTATTTATCTTGAAGGACTCTTGTCTTTTACAGAATTTTTCTGTTCTTTTGGTTGATGTTTCAATCttctttatatatgtttttgtagTGTCTTGTTTTCTTCTGTTATGTGAtaagtttgtttgtttgatgaAGCAATTTTTCTCTGGTGTGGTTTcttggttctgtttttttttttttaatatttggatTATTTTTGGGTTCTGTTCTATCAACAAACGGTAAGAGTTGGAGTTTAATAGCGAGTCTGTGACTCAGTAGAACCTGAGTCGGTAGGGTAACAAATGTGTGACACGTGGTTATAATACGAATCATGAAGCCGTTGGCTCTGCTCGTACCCCATGCATGAGCAACATCCGGCTCTTCATTCGCATTCAATTCTTTCTGAAACATAATTCCATATCATATTAATGCAgccatttttattatttcacatTCTGTTAAAACTAGCTACTTTTTTGTTAATCTTGTTAGcaagaaaattgttttttttttttgataaaaaaaaagttaaacccggatcaatgatgacacaagcctaacccccGTGTGGCCGGTGGGATATGATGAAATAAGTTCAACATGATATGATGAAATAAGTTCAATTCTATCatctttattgttttgtttttctcaaCCTCTGGTTAGTAATAAATTCATAGCCTGGGGCTGTTAACTAAGTTAGTAGTCTGACAAAGATGGAGTCAGGTACGTAGAaggttttattacaaaatttggGGCTAGATTTGTCGTCGGTATTGTCTTCTTTGTATTAGTTAGAATTTGATCCAGATAATCCTTGATTCAgaaccaaaaaaatgaaaagatagaTAGCCTCAACTGAGTTGAGTTATTTTGGCACAAGAGTAGAGAAAGAGTATATACATTTGCTTCCATTCATATGCGGGTCGGGTCGTCTTGGGCAAATTAGATCCAATACAAACTTgataatattacaatatataaaagaaagtCCAATGCGGCCCATATTGACTCGAGGATgttaatagttttatatttagttatcGATTATGAAAAATGTGATTGATACTTGATAGTAGGTGATAGTGGCCGCTGATAAGTTTTTGAAGGCACTTAATTTAGAACCTTCGCTCCCATTGTCCCTTTGTGACCTTTGAGGCTTTCTTCTTTTGGAGGATTTCATGTTAATTACGTCATTGGTCTTCTGTGTATGGCATTTTCCCTTTTTATAGTGATTAATGAAtcatatgatttataaaactGCATGATTAAGCAAAACTTGTAAAACTGTATTTTGAATATGAGAAGGTACATGCATATTACATTTTGTGGTTTAATGATAACCAGTTCTCGTTTCAGTATGTTGATTTGACATATTAACTTCATGCTTTGTcattttattgtattattagtcAGCTATTTTTTATAGATCTTTTGGAAGTGTTTGGTGGGAATGAActtgtaaaatactaaaattaaatacacctttggAATAGCTAGAGAATAACAAGCCTTGTGGTCCTCCTTGTGAACAACACCTCTGTAATTAACCTACTTTCACATTTTCAGATCATGGTGGTTGcgtcgatatatatatatatatatatatatattttttttgttgacagTCGAAATATTATAGTCGTATGTATTACTCCAGTAACTTATcttataagtatatatataactttgttAATCATTGATCTATAGGGGCTTTTGGTAGATGTCCTCACAAGGTTTGGATCCCCAACATCCACCtataaatcattatataaaCACATGTAGTATCCATTAACAACACTTTTTCTAAAGCAGAACTCTATGTCCAAAAAAAAGGAACTCTACAATATGTATCtactaacaaacaaaaaatgaattatttgGTAAGATTAAGAATGATCGATTATCAAAATACAAAAGTTGCTATGATCATTTGTGAATCTTGAATTTTTGTTGCTGGTTGTTGCCAACGAACTCTTGTTGGTCGAGTCTACATTATATTATGGAGTAAATTCCAGGATAAAGTTTCTGAAAACACAGGTCACACAATAAAGGCCATTTTAtacaagtaaaataaaaaaatattatgtataaagTTGTATACAATACTATTATACAATgccatttatttgtttttctatttaactataaacattatattcataattatagtaacattatattcataattataGTTTCACAGAAACAAGAATTTAATCATCTtgcttataaaatatttgttgaaATGATGGTTTCAGTGATTTTCTATAGAACtgttttgtttaattataaaaaaatcctGAATTTTTATACACATAGAACTTATAGTAGATTATGATATTCTCATTGTTGCTCTCACATGAAATTTTCACCAAAATaactaacaaaaagaaaataaaaaacttagaAAAATAGAAAGAGTGTTTTCATACGAAACTCAACAAATGGTGAGATACCATTTTAACACATGTAaacttattattaatttagttttgttttatagattaaaatttaattattaattaaattaaaaatattagtattataTCTACTAGATACTCGTATTGAAAGACTAAATAATTAAGATGTCCTTATGTCTATAATGTTTCACATGCCCATAAACACACAAGAAAAAATAGCAAAACATGTATTCAACCAGTACATGATAATCTACACACATATGAATGATAACATCAGCCATCTTGACTTGTCACTGTTGCCTCAACGTGACTATTATTAAAGACTGCATAGAAGCTACTACGGTACTACCGCTATACATGGGGACAAGTACAGTATAAATGTTTATTACCGTGGCACAATAAGATGCATTGTAACAACTGGTGTTGTGTCATTAACTGAAGAAGCAAAAGATGGATCATCATGTGAGTTCACCGCTCCTCCTCAAAACAAAGCCCCAACAAACACCCATTTTAAAcacattatatttaattatctcACTCCTCTTATATTAAAGTAATCACCTcatttcatctctctctctgttttattTCTTCTTGTTGTGATTGGTTGTAGAGAAGAAGAATGGCTTCAAGTGCTTCAAAGTTCATCAAATGTGTAACTGTTGGTGACGGCGCCGTTGGTAAAACCTGTATGCTCATCTGCTACACCAGCAACAAATTCCCTACTGTGAGTAGTTCATCAATTACATCTCTCTGAGATTTTGATCAAGAATCTCATCTGGGTTTCTCAGATTCACTTGAAAGTTCCAATCTTTTTTCCCAGAAATGTCTCCAATTCACTGAAAATCTTCCTGGGTTTGTCAAATTTTAGCTCCCCATTGCTTAAATGTTCTTAGAATCCATCTGTATAATTCAAAGTTAGCTCCTTTTTATAGGGATTATGCATGGACTAAGATCCAAAATTTTCAGCTTTTTGTGTTTCTCCTAACAACCTCTGGATTCTTCAGAATGTTTTAGTGAAAACCTTTCTGGGTTTGTCAAATTTTAGTTTCCCAATTGCTTAAACGTTCTTAGAATTCATCTGTGCAATTTAAAGTTAGCTCCTTTACTAGAGATTATGCATGTACTAAAGATCCAGGTTTTTGGGTGTTAAGTCCAGCTTTGTGTTCTCTTTCTCCTAACAATCTTCTCCTTGAGTTGATTTATGCAAACTGTGAATTGGTTGTTGTAACAGGACTATGTACCAACGGTTTTTGACAACTTCAGTGCAAACGTTGTAGTTGAAGGGACTACTGTGAACTTAGGGCTATGGGATACTGCTGGTACCAACATTCATATCCTTATGACAAgttcttttgttttggttgaTTTGAAGACTGTTGCGTTGACATGATTCAGTTTGGGTTTGTGTTTTGTATTGCAGGGCAAGAAGATTATAACAGACTAAGGCCTTTAAGTTACAGAGGAGCAGATGTTTTCGTCTTGTCTTTCTCATTGGTTAGCAGAGCTAGCtatgaaaatgtttttaaaaaggtttttgATTCATCTCGTCTCTCTTTTGAACTCAATAAAGGAAAATGTCTAATGTTATAttatcaatctttttgttgagtCTCAGTGGATCCCTGAGCTCCAACACTTTGCTCCAGGAGTTCCATTAGTTCTTGTCGGTACCAAATTAGGTAAGAAACCGATGAGCATTTTGCCTCTGCATTTGTTTCAACATGTATTTATGATTCTTGGTACATCAATGTAGATCTCCGTGAGGATAAGCATTATCTGGCTGACCATCCTGGACTATCCCCTGTAACTACTGCACAGGTTTGATCTCAGTATCCACTGTAGATTTTCATATAATTCCTTCTTTTAAGgctttgtgtgtgtgtatgaGTAGACGTTTTGATGTGACAGGGAGAGGAGTTGCGTAAGCTAATAGGTGCAACATATTACATTGAGTGTAGCTCAAAAACTCAACAGGTAATTATATGATAGATTCATTTACATATGACTCGACTGCATAGTCTGGGACCAACTCTCTAGGCGTTGAAAGTTTTAAACATTTTGCAGAATGTGAAAGCTGTTTTTGATTCCGCAATCAAGGAAGTGATCAAACCGGTGGTTAAACAAAAGGAcaagacaaagaaaaagaagaagcaacagtCGAATCACCACGGGTGTTTATCGTGAGTGTATACACCACAAAACCTTGATAGACTCTGATCATAGACACTGACTTAAACCTCTTTGTTTTTTTGGACAGAAACGTTCTGTGTGGGAGGATAGTGACTCGGCATTGATGATGATATGATGACCTAAACTCTGTCTTATGTTCTGTAATTCCACTTTTGAGTTTGTATGATAAATGAGACgcacattatatatatagattgaaTCGTGTAAGAGAGTTATTAGCCTCTACTTAATCAATAGTTTAcatggaagagagagagatggagagcaATTGTGTTTATTGTTTCAAACCTGTCATCAGCCATATTGTTGTAACATAAGAGTAAAAGTTCACTTGTTCGACACATAACTACCACAAGTAGAACAGTCTAGAAAAGAGTTTGCTGACTATATAATACAAACCATGGCAAATCTTAATCTCAGTCTCATACCAACAAATGCTTCAAGGACCATCAccatcattttttcttttcttacagCAGGGctttaaagaaaacataaactaaacaCTCTCGCCTTGCCTTTTGGCCCAGATACATAGATAGATGTTAGAGAAAACAAAGGCAAAGAGCAGTGTGTTGTTTTTAAAAAGATCACCTGGTGAAAACTCTGGGAGATGAGAGCAAATAAACAAAGCGATGATGATGGTCTTGTGTTTATCTGAGAGTTTTATAAGCCATGCCTGTGAAAAACCGAAACTGTTTGGAAGTATCTACACGAATGATTGTAAAAACAGAGgggtcagattttttttttcctaagaaACTGTCCTTTGTGGCGTGCTGTCTGCTTTTATCTTCAGAGTACCTAGAGCGAACAAAGAGGGATACGAAACAAAGTCAAAGAGAGAAACAAACAGGAGATAACATAAGGTGAAAGAAGAGAGTAAGAATATGCTTACAGCCTTAGTGCAACGGCCTACAAAGAAATTCACAGGTTTGTTATTTGCCATAAGGATTACTTATATCCTCCTCCATCCCACCCACCATCTGGTTCCTTCCTCTTAAGAGTACCACCTGACATTTGATACATTCTTGCTTCATCTCTCAAAGGTAAAGAACTAGAGGAAGATAGTTGTCTTTGTACAAGTGCTGCTGCTTCATCAGTTTCATGCCCTACTGGTCCAGAGTTTAAGTCAAGACCAGATCTAAACCATTTTGCATTGTTGCTGTCCGAAACTCCACCATTGCTGTTACCGTTTGGGAGGTTAACAACATAAGGCCTTGGGTAGTTAGAAGGGATGGGAACTCCTGGACCCAATATTTGAGAGTTGACAGGAGGGAAGCATAGCCTGCCACTTGATGAAGAGTCCATGTATGGTGTTGAAGCACCTGAAAAGTTTGCTGAGGAAATAGGATAGGTGGTTCCAAAAGGAAACCCAGGATACTGAAATGCTGTGGGTGGGAATGAAACTGCCGGAGAAGACAGTAAAACAGGGCCTCTGTACATATCAGGTGTATATGATGAAGCTTCAGATGTATGACCAACCATTCTCTGCGGTCCATTGCCTCGTTCAGGCAAGACTTGAGGAATACTCATTGCTGAATAATTGTTAACAGCAGGAAACCAAGATGAGAAGCCAGGTCTTATTCCACTGATCATTGGCTGTGCACTGCGGGAATTTTGACTAAAACCCAGAGATGATTCAACGATAACATCATCAACTGCAGGTCCATCGTTTAAATCAAAGTCCCTACTACCACCAGAAGATAAGTTTGCCTGTTGAAAAGTTGAATTCACCCGGTGACCACTGCTTATTGTATGATTATTCATATCAGCTGGATCATCAAGTCTGTTTAGATCAAGATCCAGTCCACCGGAGGGATTTGTGGGATTGGCAAATCTTTGGGAAGGTAGATCTTCAAGAACTCTTTCATCCGGTACATTTAGGTCGAAGTCCAAGAATGTCTTTGTTTGCTTGCCAGCGGTTGTGGAAGCCTCACAGGAAGCCACCTCTTGGACCTTTCTTGGCTCAGCTGGCCGGAAGGCGCTAGTGGCAGCAGATCCTCTCCAGCCAACAGTTGCTTTATTTCTCAACAGATCTTCACGCGGAACAAAAGCACCCTTTGCAGCGGCAGCAACTGTAATGGATGCAGGAAGTAGACTGGGTTGTAAAGGAGTAGATGTCAAAGACAACGATCCAGAGAAGTTGCTTGAATTCTCCTTTCGTGTGTCATCCCCATTGAAAGCTTCATTCAGGTCAAATTTAACTCCGGCTTCCAGCTCTGACCCTGCAAAAGCTGAAACTGAAGCAACAGCTTTGGCAACAGAGGTACATTCCTCTGTTTCATGCCCATCAGCAAATGTTGTCGCGGCGCACTGTTTTCCGACTTCAGAACTCTTTAGAGACGCCTCCACATGCTCAACTTCATTCTTAATTATAGATGAGTCCAGATGAGCTGTCACAGGCTTGTTCTTTTTATCTGTTTGGTTCACATGATTAATCCCCACGTCGATCTTTTGCGCAGCCACACCCTTGGAGAACCCAGACGAAACTGTTCCATCTTCCCTCATTTCTTTAACCAACTCAGAACTCAAGACTACAGGGGGTTTCTGCTCATTCTTGTTATCACCTACTACATCAGAGTGTGAATTTGCAACGGCCAAGGAATCTACTTTGGGACATAATACGATGGCTTTACATTCAGCTGGCGCAGAAGTTTCCACTGATGTACAAGCAGCCTTTCGATCGTTAGCTGTTCCACCACAATCATTATCATCAGACAATTTCTCTGGCATCGATCTATCAATATTTTCAGTATTCCTATCCTTGGCAAACTCTGACAAAAATGATACCACTGCACCCATTTGCTCAGAACTCAATATCACCTTTGGTTTATCCTCCACCTGAGCACCACCAACACCCTCCAAGTGCGAATCTTGAGCAGTCAAAGAATCTGCATTTTGACTTATGCCAACGGTTTTACATATACGTAAGGAAGAGTTTCCTGTCCTCATCACTGTATCTGCCACTCGATCTGTCTCTGATATCTCCTCAGTCTTTAGGTCACTAACTGCCCCACTATCACCATCATCAGAAATGTTTTCCCCAATACCTGATGTGTGCCCAGCGGTTGGAGCAATATCATCCGAATTTTCATTGCTTTCTAGGCACTGATCCACCAATCTTTGCAACTCTTCGATTTCTGAATCGGAGTTCTCATCAAGATCTCCCGGCTTAGAATCATTCACATTCTCTACAACGGGCAACTGCTCGCCACTACTGCTGACATGTTCAACAATTGTGGGATTCACATTCTCAGCTTGCTCGCTAGGCAAGCCATCCGCAGAATCTGAAACCCGAGATACCGAGGGTGATGCAACAGGGGATTTGGACATTTCATCAGCAGCAACAGTAGCTAGAAGATTCATTCCAACATCATCTGCACCAGCCACACATGCATTCGCCTCAGAGTCCCTGACACAACTTTCAATCAAAGCATTCATTAAGCTGTGTGATTCACCATGCCCTTTTCCAGTTCTGACATCATCTCCTAAGGTAGGAGACGTGGGCTTGACAATATCTTCTATTTTACTAGACTCATTAACAGCCTTCTCGTGCTCATCACTACGTTCACCACATTTAGGCAGCTTCACCATCAACTTATTGCTACAACCTTCAGCTTTCTCAATAGTTACAGTTCTTTGTGATGAGATGCTCCTGGTCAACCCAACTTCTGCATGGAGAGCACCAGTATTTCTTTGCTGCGCAACATTAACAACAGCAACACCTGTTCCAGGTGATGGGGCTGATTTAGTAGAACTTGGAGAGGTGGTTGCAGACTTCACGCTTGTATCTGAAATACCAGACACGGACTTAAAAGGATGTAGATGAGATACTGATGTCTTGGTTGCGTCAAAGGATACAACCGAATGTCTACTGCCATGGGAAACTTCAGACTGACGAGGTCTTCCAGGCTTGGCATCCATTTCTGCCTCAACACGTTTCTTCCATGTATCAACCAAGCTCCTTGCTTTTTTCCCGATTTCCGAGTTCTTATGTGATCGCAAACGATTAACAGACTTACCAATGTTGCAAGTCTGAAGCGCATTGAGATTCACAGGCAGCTTGTCAAGAGCACGTagtaaaatcaaaagaaaatcgTCCACTGATCTTTCATTGTCTTTGGGACTGCTCCCATCCCCAATTTTCCTTTTATGAACTTCCTGTAGCCACTCATCGAAAACAGACAAACCCCTCAGCTGCACAAAACGACTGAGACAATCAAACTTGTCTGTTGCTGCTACAGCCCCCGCAAGAATGGATCGCCCAGTCAAATCTGTCTTCTTCTCGTTCTTCTCAGGTAGCATGAGCTGTACCAGTTTCTCAACCCCTTCAGAATCCACTAGCCTGCCTCTCTCAGTAATTTTCGCAATCTCAGATTTCAAACTGCTTTCTCTTCTTGCAAAACCAGAACCGCTATCATCAGTCCGACTCGGACGTTCCCTTT includes:
- the LOC108823351 gene encoding bidirectional sugar transporter SWEET5-like, producing MTDAHTARTIVGIIGNVISFGLFCSPVPTMIKIWKMKSVSEFKPDPYVATVLNCMMWTFYGLPFVHPDSLLVVTINGTGLVMELVYVTIFFIFATSAIRRKITIAMVMELIFMAVVIFCTLYFLHTTKQRSMLIGIMCIVFNVIMYASPLTVMRLVIKTKSVKYMPFFLSLASFMNGVVWVIYACLKFDPYILIPNGLGSLSGLAQLILYATYYKTTNWNDGDGDKEKRFTNAEIELDRA
- the LOC108826155 gene encoding rac-like GTP-binding protein ARAC10, with translation MDHHRRRMASSASKFIKCVTVGDGAVGKTCMLICYTSNKFPTDYVPTVFDNFSANVVVEGTTVNLGLWDTAGQEDYNRLRPLSYRGADVFVLSFSLVSRASYENVFKKWIPELQHFAPGVPLVLVGTKLDLREDKHYLADHPGLSPVTTAQGEELRKLIGATYYIECSSKTQQNVKAVFDSAIKEVIKPVVKQKDKTKKKKKQQSNHHGCLSNVLCGRIVTRH
- the LOC108826154 gene encoding LOW QUALITY PROTEIN: uncharacterized protein LOC108826154 (The sequence of the model RefSeq protein was modified relative to this genomic sequence to represent the inferred CDS: substituted 1 base at 1 genomic stop codon), with the translated sequence MHGRKKGHRRLLMFKPPSRLISTVVEASSSSPSSLSLSSPSSFSKDGRRISVGDCALFKPPQDYCPPFIGLIRLLVPEKEGSSFKVRVNWLYRPSELKLGKGRGVLLEAQPNEVFYSFHEDEIPAASLLHPCKVTFLPKGVELPSGISSFVCWRVYDVMNESVWWLTDQDYIDERQQEVDKLLCKKTLQQCGCSPRLTTSQVKTGTEGMQNSSSSSSQGKGRKRERGDQGSESVKRERPSRTDDSGSGFARRESSLKSEIAKITERGRLVDSEGVEKLVQLMLPEKNEKKTDLTGRSILAGAVAATDKFDCLSRFVQLRGLSVFDEWLQEVHKRKIGDGSSPKDNERSVDDFLLILLRALDKLPVNLNALQTCNIGKSVNRLRSHKNSEIGKKARSLVDTWKKRVEAEMDAKPGRPRQSEVSHGSRHSVVSFDATKTSVSHLHPFKSVSGISDTSVKSATTSPSSTKSAPSPGTGVAVVNVAQQRNTGALHAEVGLTRSISSQRTVTIEKAEGCSNKLMVKLPKCGERSDEHEKAVNESSKIEDIVKPTSPTLGDDVRTGKGHGESHSLMNALIESCVRDSEANACVAGADDVGMNLLATVAADEMSKSPVASPSVSRVSDSADGLPSEQAENVNPTIVEHVSSSGEQLPVVENVNDSKPGDLDENSDSEIEELQRLVDQCLESNENSDDIAPTAGHTSGIGENISDDGDSGAVSDLKTEEISETDRVADTVMRTGNSSLRICKTVGISQNADSLTAQDSHLEGVGGAQVEDKPKVILSSEQMGAVVSFLSEFAKDRNTENIDRSMPEKLSDDNDCGGTANDRKAACTSVETSAPAECKAIVLCPKVDSLAVANSHSDVVGDNKNEQKPPVVLSSELVKEMREDGTVSSGFSKGVAAQKIDVGINHVNQTDKKNKPVTAHLDSSIIKNEVEHVEASLKSSEVGKQCAATTFADGHETEECTSVAKAVASVSAFAGSELEAGVKFDLNEAFNGDDTRKENSSNFSGSLSLTSTPLQPSLLPASITVAAAAKGAFVPREDLLRNKATVGWRGSAATSAFRPAEPRKVQEVASCEASTTAGKQTKTFLDFDLNVPDERVLEDLPSQRFANPTNPSGGLDLDLNRLDDPADMNNHTISSGHRVNSTFQQANLSSGGSRDFDLNDGPAVDDVIVESSLGFSQNSRSAQPMISGIRPGFSSWFPAVNNYSAMSIPQVLPERGNGPQRMVGHTSEASSYTPDMYRGPVLLSSPAVSFPPTAFQYPGFPFGTTYPISSANFSGASTPYMDSSSSGRLCFPPVNSQILGPGVPIPSNYPRPYVVNLPNGNSNGGVSDSNNAKWFRSGLDLNSGPVGHETDEAAALVQRQLSSSSSLPLRDEARMYQMSGGTLKRKEPDGGWDGGGYKXSLWQITNL